In the Candidatus Methylacidiphilales bacterium genome, one interval contains:
- a CDS encoding HD domain-containing protein → MQTLSDLTKQLAAGGEEISEKIWIQIEHARLGRTQNDKPFYDLEVVDGQGKARFKIWSETEAFAVCRDLKEGDSCELSGRFFVNAYGLNVNRPALRHLTDAEMELFLAGSPEVLKQNQENWNYLLGIVSGLKDSRLKEVASLALESNEKKWRRAAAARNYHHARRGGLLEHTSQMLRCAVALAPLYPEVTPDLLYCGVLFHDVGKLWENDYPEKGFVSKPNRTGELIGHISIGIEVVNKYWNQAKEQHPELFGEAVSPPSDVLRDHLLHLIASHHGSREFGSPVTPRTPEGWLLHHIDNLDAKIEMLRCAYAGKEQVVPGLFEIRRPLEGLSALPLSQYTSEAGDGDGA, encoded by the coding sequence ATGCAGACACTCTCAGACCTGACAAAACAATTGGCGGCAGGCGGGGAGGAAATTTCAGAAAAGATCTGGATCCAAATCGAACATGCCCGGCTGGGCCGTACGCAAAACGACAAACCGTTTTACGATCTCGAAGTGGTGGACGGCCAGGGCAAGGCGCGCTTCAAGATTTGGTCGGAGACCGAAGCCTTTGCCGTATGCCGCGACCTCAAGGAAGGCGATTCCTGTGAGTTGAGCGGGCGCTTTTTTGTCAATGCCTACGGCTTGAATGTGAATCGCCCGGCCCTGCGCCATTTGACCGATGCCGAGATGGAGCTCTTTCTTGCCGGCTCGCCCGAGGTGTTGAAGCAGAACCAGGAAAACTGGAACTATCTGCTCGGAATTGTTTCCGGCTTGAAGGATTCAAGACTGAAAGAGGTCGCCTCGCTCGCCCTTGAATCCAACGAAAAGAAATGGCGCCGCGCTGCCGCGGCCCGGAATTATCATCACGCCCGGCGCGGCGGCCTGTTGGAGCATACCAGCCAGATGCTGCGTTGCGCGGTGGCGCTGGCGCCGCTGTATCCCGAGGTGACGCCCGACCTGCTCTACTGCGGCGTGCTGTTTCATGATGTTGGGAAATTGTGGGAAAACGATTACCCGGAAAAAGGCTTTGTTTCAAAACCCAACCGGACCGGCGAGCTCATCGGGCACATCTCCATCGGCATCGAAGTCGTCAACAAATATTGGAACCAGGCGAAGGAACAGCATCCGGAATTGTTTGGCGAAGCGGTCAGCCCGCCTTCCGACGTGCTGCGCGATCATCTCCTGCACTTGATCGCCTCGCACCACGGTTCGCGCGAGTTTGGTTCGCCCGTCACGCCGCGTACACCCGAGGGCTGGTTGTTGCATCATATCGACAACCTGGACGCCAAGATCGAGATGCTGCGCTGCGCCTATGCCGGGAAGGAACAGGTCGTGCCGGGCCTGTTCGAAATCCGCCGCCCGCTGGAGGGCTTGTCGGCGCTGCCGCTGAGCCAATATACTTCCGAGGCGGGTGATGGGGATGGAGCTTGA
- a CDS encoding GNAT family N-acetyltransferase — protein sequence MTIRPAEETDAEAVLALMRTIEQERDESQFLPGETLATAEDQAEQIRWMQQAPNRSFLLAFSGDDLAGYAMALGGEFHIDTATAIVVMEILKDFRRKGFGRALMGQLEFWAREVPLHRLELTVLSTNQEAIAFYENLGYEREGVKRQSRILGNAYVDEWIMGKLLT from the coding sequence ATGACCATACGCCCGGCCGAGGAGACGGATGCCGAAGCGGTCCTGGCCCTGATGAGAACCATCGAGCAGGAGCGTGACGAAAGCCAGTTTTTGCCCGGGGAAACCCTTGCGACCGCCGAAGATCAGGCGGAACAAATTCGCTGGATGCAACAGGCCCCCAACCGAAGTTTCCTGCTGGCGTTTTCGGGCGATGATCTGGCGGGTTATGCCATGGCTCTGGGGGGTGAATTTCACATCGATACCGCCACGGCGATTGTCGTTATGGAAATCCTGAAGGATTTTCGGCGGAAGGGGTTTGGGCGGGCATTGATGGGACAGTTGGAATTCTGGGCCCGCGAGGTGCCGCTGCACCGGCTGGAACTAACCGTGCTTTCCACAAACCAGGAAGCCATCGCGTTTTATGAAAATCTCGGGTACGAACGGGAGGGCGTCAAACGGCAGTCGCGCATCCTGGGCAATGCGTATGTGGATGAATGGATCATGGGCAAGCTTTTGACATGA
- a CDS encoding NlpC/P60 family protein produces the protein MRVCVAIFVLFGLVLPASAQLSPAQHTLLVDKVRELTHQHIAYSENWVPPQSQEAWMMDCSNTARYIYWSVFGIKLPRVASDQYYDLKLAGKITYAPRFADGKVDRDALLAQLRSGDLLFWEWTYDIDRRPPITHVMIYLGRTADGTPKMVGSATRARGELTRSGGVDIYEFDPNANMGGVKNFWGDTVRRAQFVGFGRVFKQESSANTIPQLAMNPPRAIPVNSTEIR, from the coding sequence ATGAGGGTCTGCGTCGCCATTTTTGTTTTGTTCGGACTGGTTCTTCCTGCTTCCGCGCAGTTGAGCCCAGCCCAGCATACCTTGCTCGTGGATAAGGTCCGCGAACTGACGCATCAACACATCGCTTACAGCGAGAACTGGGTCCCTCCCCAAAGCCAGGAGGCTTGGATGATGGATTGCTCCAATACAGCCCGTTACATTTATTGGAGCGTCTTCGGCATCAAGCTTCCACGCGTGGCTTCTGACCAATATTACGACCTCAAACTGGCCGGGAAAATCACCTACGCGCCGCGCTTCGCTGATGGTAAGGTGGACCGCGACGCCCTGCTCGCCCAGCTCCGCTCCGGTGACCTGCTTTTTTGGGAGTGGACTTATGACATCGACCGCCGCCCGCCGATCACGCATGTCATGATCTATCTCGGCCGGACCGCCGATGGAACGCCCAAAATGGTGGGTTCCGCCACGCGCGCGCGCGGCGAGCTGACGCGATCCGGCGGGGTGGACATTTATGAATTTGACCCGAACGCGAACATGGGCGGGGTGAAAAATTTCTGGGGCGACACCGTACGCCGGGCGCAATTTGTCGGATTCGGGCGGGTCTTCAAACAAGAGTCGTCGGCAAACACGATTCCTCAACTCGCCATGAATCCCCCGCGGGCGATCCCGGTGAATTCCACGGAAATCCGTTAA